One Cohnella candidum genomic region harbors:
- a CDS encoding dynamin family protein, translating to MTPLQVNSDPDAKTGRTELIHLREAFSQMSRFALASQDPEQSGKFSELAAKLDKGCLTIAFCGHFSAGKSTLVNAICGTNLLPSSPIPTSANVVTIRNGEPSARMTFRDASGHQSQERDIPIEELHGFAVDGEGVASIEVSYPIPLLGERLAIVDTPGVDSTDSAHRAATESALHLADAVFYVTDYNHVLSDVNFRFLRSLAEWGKPTYVIVNQIDKHRESEVSFEAFRDGIEHALAAWKIHPAGLLFLSLRVPGHPLSQWEELKSILTRLQPLREELMVRSAERSARYLADRFRETLRTAHREERERLQERIGETEEGTPVSLEEWRRRLTGEKEAFRAAQQGHKDVLRTELDRLLANANLTPAETREKAADVLEAMQPGFKVGWFAGAAKTEAERERRLEVLTDDFNRQLTAHLSGHVRELLRRTARETGWEGDEVESSLEGLFRTVTAEWLRARVKPGIGANGQAVLTYAAEISADLKGQYRKEALQWYEERLEPRRAPDREREEQRLEAEMAELREREAAAAELAELDRAEQAEQERLLALLPEGIGGEALALPAPKEVDGVPQAQLEPAADEAAHTAEPQHVHEEGREAALQEPELTLGATGPAAEWLERAAGALREVPALAKTAEGLAAKAARFRERRFTIALFGAFSAGKSSFANAFIGQPALPVSPNPTTATINRVVAPTAEQPDGTALITMKTPEAMLGDLKHSLRRLGISASEIDKAGDSAQSLLAMAERSISEEEVHPRGKPHLAFLRAAAAGWSAYGNLLGTRFTAAGQDYRRYAADEQASCFVAEIDLAVDAPLTRAGAVLVDTPGADSINARHTGVAFEYIKNADAVLFVTYYNHAFTEADRQFLNQLGSVKDVFELDKMFFLINASDLASSESELAAVKDHVAGQLLKHGIRHPRLFAVSSLNGLSAKRAGDSDLLASSGVAAFEASFRRFAEQELGEIAGASARKELERAGRQLESWLQAVTADAASREAEAKRLLAQAKDWREQGAENAAAAAIQPLLQEISEQMYHLRQRVYYRFSEHFQMAFHPSVLQDDGRDLKKLLTACWEDLKRSLGEDLQQELRSAGLRIEVALQKSVDDRMAAAAASLSSEGFSAEPASRPELDFPLSDPFADGPIMESKQLWQAFKSPKQFFENDGRTALRDTSSELLFRSADVWLARSKEQWDTVASQGCRSSLREAFAGLAAELEAYATHLGAASQPEGRERLEGLRGFWRELMESANEQEAAAR from the coding sequence GTGACCCCACTCCAAGTGAATTCGGATCCGGACGCGAAAACCGGACGCACGGAACTCATCCATTTACGCGAGGCGTTCTCCCAAATGTCCCGATTCGCCCTCGCGTCGCAAGATCCCGAGCAAAGCGGCAAATTCTCCGAGCTCGCCGCAAAGCTGGATAAGGGCTGCCTGACGATCGCGTTCTGCGGCCATTTCTCGGCCGGGAAGTCGACGCTCGTCAACGCGATTTGCGGAACGAACCTGCTGCCGTCTTCGCCGATCCCGACCAGCGCGAACGTGGTGACCATCCGGAACGGCGAGCCTTCCGCTCGCATGACGTTCCGTGACGCAAGCGGCCATCAATCGCAGGAACGCGACATTCCGATCGAAGAGCTGCACGGCTTTGCCGTAGATGGCGAAGGCGTTGCTTCCATAGAAGTGTCGTATCCGATTCCGCTCCTCGGGGAGCGCCTGGCAATCGTTGACACGCCGGGAGTCGATTCCACCGATTCGGCCCACCGTGCCGCGACCGAATCCGCCCTTCATCTGGCGGATGCGGTTTTCTACGTGACGGACTACAATCACGTGCTGTCCGACGTCAACTTCCGCTTTTTGCGGAGCTTGGCGGAATGGGGCAAACCGACCTACGTCATCGTCAACCAAATCGATAAGCACCGCGAAAGCGAAGTTTCGTTCGAGGCGTTCCGAGACGGGATCGAGCATGCTTTGGCCGCTTGGAAAATCCATCCGGCAGGCCTGCTGTTCCTGTCTCTTCGCGTGCCCGGCCATCCGCTCAGCCAGTGGGAAGAGCTGAAGTCGATCCTCACGCGGCTGCAGCCGTTGCGTGAGGAGCTCATGGTCCGTTCCGCGGAGCGGTCGGCCCGTTATTTGGCGGATCGATTCCGTGAGACGCTTCGTACCGCGCACCGCGAGGAAAGGGAACGGCTGCAGGAGCGGATCGGCGAGACGGAGGAAGGCACGCCGGTATCGCTGGAAGAGTGGCGCCGCCGGCTGACGGGCGAAAAGGAAGCTTTCCGGGCGGCGCAGCAAGGGCATAAAGACGTGCTGCGCACCGAGCTGGACCGGCTGCTGGCGAACGCCAACCTGACGCCCGCAGAAACGAGGGAGAAGGCTGCCGATGTCCTGGAAGCCATGCAGCCCGGCTTTAAGGTTGGCTGGTTCGCGGGAGCGGCCAAAACCGAGGCGGAACGGGAACGTCGATTGGAAGTGCTGACCGACGATTTCAACCGGCAGTTGACCGCACATCTGAGCGGCCACGTCCGCGAGCTGCTTCGCCGCACCGCCCGGGAAACCGGCTGGGAAGGCGATGAGGTCGAATCCTCCCTTGAAGGATTATTCCGGACGGTAACGGCGGAATGGCTGCGTGCCCGCGTGAAGCCGGGCATCGGGGCGAACGGCCAAGCGGTGTTAACCTACGCGGCGGAGATCAGTGCCGACCTCAAAGGGCAATATCGGAAAGAAGCTCTCCAATGGTACGAAGAGCGGCTGGAACCGCGGCGCGCTCCCGATCGAGAGCGGGAAGAGCAGCGTCTGGAAGCCGAAATGGCGGAGCTTCGGGAACGCGAAGCCGCTGCCGCTGAATTGGCGGAGTTGGATCGTGCGGAGCAGGCCGAGCAGGAACGGCTTCTTGCGCTGCTGCCCGAAGGGATCGGCGGCGAAGCGTTGGCGCTGCCCGCGCCGAAGGAAGTAGACGGCGTGCCGCAAGCGCAGTTGGAACCGGCGGCCGATGAGGCAGCGCATACCGCGGAGCCTCAGCATGTGCACGAGGAAGGACGTGAAGCGGCGCTGCAAGAGCCAGAGCTGACGCTTGGCGCCACCGGCCCTGCGGCCGAATGGCTGGAGCGCGCGGCCGGCGCGCTGCGTGAGGTGCCCGCGCTCGCGAAAACCGCGGAAGGGCTGGCTGCGAAAGCGGCCCGCTTCCGCGAGCGGCGCTTCACGATCGCGCTGTTCGGCGCGTTCAGCGCCGGCAAGTCCTCGTTCGCGAACGCGTTCATCGGCCAGCCCGCGCTTCCGGTGTCGCCGAACCCGACCACGGCGACCATCAACCGGGTTGTCGCCCCGACGGCCGAGCAGCCGGACGGCACGGCCTTGATTACGATGAAGACGCCGGAAGCGATGCTGGGCGATCTCAAGCACTCGCTCCGGAGACTCGGCATCTCCGCATCGGAGATCGACAAGGCGGGAGATTCCGCCCAGTCGCTCCTGGCCATGGCCGAGCGATCCATCTCGGAAGAAGAAGTCCATCCGCGGGGAAAACCGCACCTCGCGTTCCTGCGCGCAGCCGCCGCGGGCTGGTCGGCATACGGAAACTTGCTCGGCACGCGTTTCACGGCGGCGGGGCAAGACTACCGCCGCTACGCCGCCGACGAGCAAGCCTCCTGCTTCGTGGCGGAAATCGACCTCGCGGTCGATGCGCCGCTCACCCGCGCGGGCGCCGTGCTGGTCGACACGCCTGGCGCGGACTCGATCAACGCGCGCCATACCGGCGTCGCGTTCGAATACATTAAAAACGCGGACGCGGTTCTGTTCGTCACGTACTACAACCATGCGTTTACGGAAGCGGACCGCCAATTCCTGAACCAGCTCGGAAGCGTCAAGGACGTGTTCGAGCTCGACAAAATGTTTTTCCTGATTAACGCGTCCGACCTGGCGTCCTCGGAAAGCGAGCTGGCGGCCGTGAAGGACCATGTCGCCGGCCAGCTGCTGAAGCACGGCATCCGCCATCCGAGACTGTTCGCCGTCTCAAGCCTCAACGGCTTGTCCGCGAAACGGGCGGGCGATTCCGATTTGTTGGCGTCTTCGGGCGTGGCGGCGTTCGAGGCCTCGTTCCGGCGTTTCGCCGAGCAGGAACTGGGCGAGATCGCTGGCGCTTCCGCTCGCAAAGAGCTCGAGCGTGCGGGACGCCAGCTGGAAAGCTGGCTGCAAGCCGTCACCGCGGACGCGGCGAGCCGGGAGGCCGAAGCGAAACGGCTGCTCGCGCAAGCGAAGGATTGGCGGGAGCAAGGCGCGGAGAATGCAGCAGCCGCGGCCATTCAGCCGCTGCTGCAGGAAATATCCGAGCAGATGTATCATTTGCGCCAGCGGGTATATTACCGGTTCAGCGAGCATTTTCAGATGGCGTTCCATCCTTCCGTCCTGCAAGACGACGGGCGGGACTTGAAAAAGCTGCTGACCGCCTGCTGGGAGGACCTGAAACGGAGCTTAGGCGAAGATTTGCAGCAGGAGCTGCGTTCCGCGGGTTTGCGGATCGAGGTGGCGCTGCAGAAAAGCGTGGACGACCGTATGGCCGCCGCTGCCGCGTCGCTCTCGTCGGAGGGCTTCTCGGCCGAGCCGGCTTCGCGGCCGGAGCTGGATTTCCCGTTGTCGGATCCTTTCGCAGACGGCCCGATCATGGAAAGCAAACAGCTATGGCAGGCCTTTAAGTCGCCGAAGCAGTTTTTCGAGAACGACGGGAGAACCGCGCTGCGGGACACTTCATCCGAGCTGCTGTTCCGATCCGCCGACGTTTGGCTCGCACGATCAAAAGAGCAATGGGACACCGTGGCGTCGCAGGGCTGCCGCAGCTCGCTCCGCGAAGCTTTCGCGGGTCTCGCAGCCGAGTTGGAAGCTTACGCCACCCACCTCGGCGCCGCGTCTCAGCCGGAAGGGCGCGAGCGCCTGGAGGGCCTGCGCGGATTTTGGCGCGAACTGATGGAAAGCGCGAACGAGCAAGAAGCGGCTGCGCGCTGA
- the nth gene encoding endonuclease III, whose product MNAAAMRQTLDTIAEMFPDARCELNHRNPFELVIAVLLSAQCTDETVNKVTASLFEKYKTPQDYLNVPLEELENDIRRIGLFRNKAANIQKLCRILIDQYGGEVPRGHEQLTGLPGVGRKTANVVVSNAFDVPAIAVDTHVERVSKRLGAAKPDDSVLEVEKKLMKLVPRDEWTITHHRLIFFGRYHCKAQNPKCEVCPLLERCKEGKARMKAALRKPPANKTKRSAAT is encoded by the coding sequence ATGAATGCCGCCGCCATGAGGCAGACATTGGATACGATCGCCGAAATGTTTCCGGACGCGCGCTGCGAGCTGAATCACCGGAACCCGTTCGAGCTCGTGATCGCCGTCCTGTTATCGGCGCAGTGCACGGACGAAACGGTGAACAAGGTCACCGCGTCGCTGTTCGAAAAATATAAAACGCCGCAAGACTATTTGAACGTTCCGCTGGAAGAGTTGGAGAACGACATCCGCCGGATCGGCCTGTTCCGCAATAAAGCGGCGAACATCCAGAAGCTGTGCCGCATCCTCATCGACCAGTACGGCGGGGAGGTGCCGCGCGGCCACGAGCAGTTGACCGGACTTCCAGGCGTCGGCCGCAAAACGGCCAACGTCGTCGTGTCCAACGCGTTCGACGTGCCGGCGATCGCCGTGGATACGCACGTCGAGCGCGTTTCCAAACGGCTGGGCGCCGCGAAGCCGGACGATTCCGTGCTGGAAGTGGAGAAAAAGCTGATGAAGCTCGTTCCGCGGGACGAGTGGACGATTACGCATCACCGCCTCATCTTCTTCGGGAGATACCACTGCAAAGCGCAAAATCCGAAGTGCGAGGTATGCCCGCTGCTGGAACGGTGCAAGGAAGGCAAAGCCCGAATGAAAGCCGCCCTCCGCAAACCGCCGGCGAATAAGACGAAGAGGAGCGCTGCAACGTGA
- a CDS encoding S-layer homology domain-containing protein — translation MAKKPRIKQCVSAVALTALVWTGSIWTTGTAFAATNPFNDVKTGHWAEKHVSKLFLQGIISGKGEGKFDPSGNIRREDAVIVALRFLGLADQIDKNGSIAFPSTFQVDDYAKPYVMEAFKRKILLTNEEYDLANSEKGKSWGQANASREWVARLLVRAIGKEAAATENSGKTTAFSDDGKIESDLKPYVVTAVNEKLVSGVTTTTFEPKSPINRASLATLFSKAESKVNVAYNGQVSGVLLAIAADKLTVLHEDGSLHDYPVSANTMFARFDSDKPGTLASLKLYGKATLIHGADGNISYVEQTDDNTYIKTVDGAFSKVNTTDGKIWLDLGDSIASYDYDKSVAPVVTDANGNTAALKDIPVGTAISLKVDTIRTTGKVVAITIKQSVVNKTGHAVVTAWNPASNALTVSDVSTGASEQLSVSPTATFKQSGVFVTPDVLKVGYTVDYEVKAGVVTSLSFAKPALTTVAGKFLAVDKSNKTIQYYVGSDLMVKLYTDNVKVKIDGMTDATLDDLQKNDDLTLTLDGTDRVSQIVVNGRSVQYLTGVSVAGYLAANKTLSLYDSANKAYNFVLNDNVRYDMNGVRLDAAQAVAQLTAGKKVTLAYSGSNVITVYFVAKYSGTVLENNTTATTKTLKVQVDPTNVVSVPYNFPFVEVYGSTTATFADVKAGDLVTVILNANQDQVQTIQVHKTAQLEVASVDIATSKIRFKKAGTTATDDWTVTSSTALQDANGATVPLSQFTAGTLVNATFAGKTSILKVKAVTTTYGRVVSVNTANASVDISLPNGTTVTQNVGTSPVIVRGTATSSALSTLLPDERVWVRQDENDRTVIEVVPALKKEFWQYSAALNAIQVFHSTTTEEYTYPVDAQTFIHQGTTILKPNQFANGDSISIYILKGKVVEVSK, via the coding sequence ATGGCAAAGAAACCTCGCATCAAACAATGCGTCTCGGCCGTCGCGCTGACGGCGCTCGTGTGGACGGGGTCGATCTGGACGACCGGAACCGCATTCGCGGCCACCAATCCGTTCAACGACGTCAAAACCGGACATTGGGCGGAGAAGCACGTATCGAAATTGTTTTTGCAAGGAATCATTTCCGGCAAAGGCGAAGGGAAGTTCGACCCCAGCGGCAACATCCGGCGCGAAGACGCGGTCATCGTCGCCCTGCGTTTTTTGGGATTGGCGGACCAGATCGACAAGAACGGATCCATCGCGTTCCCCAGTACGTTCCAAGTCGACGACTATGCCAAGCCCTATGTCATGGAAGCCTTTAAACGCAAAATTTTGCTGACCAACGAAGAATACGACCTCGCCAACTCGGAGAAGGGGAAGTCCTGGGGACAAGCGAACGCGAGCCGCGAATGGGTTGCCCGCCTGCTCGTCCGGGCGATCGGGAAGGAAGCCGCGGCGACGGAAAACTCCGGCAAGACGACGGCTTTCTCGGATGACGGTAAAATCGAATCCGATCTCAAGCCGTACGTCGTGACGGCCGTCAATGAAAAGCTCGTTTCCGGCGTCACCACGACCACGTTCGAACCGAAATCCCCGATCAACCGGGCATCGCTCGCGACTTTGTTCAGCAAAGCGGAATCCAAAGTGAACGTCGCTTACAACGGTCAAGTCAGCGGCGTCCTGTTGGCGATCGCCGCGGACAAGCTGACCGTGCTTCATGAGGACGGTTCGCTGCATGATTATCCGGTGTCGGCGAATACGATGTTCGCCCGGTTCGATTCGGACAAGCCCGGCACGCTCGCTTCCTTGAAGCTATACGGCAAGGCGACGCTGATCCATGGCGCAGACGGCAACATCTCCTACGTGGAACAGACGGACGACAATACCTACATCAAAACCGTCGACGGCGCGTTCAGCAAAGTCAATACGACGGACGGAAAAATTTGGCTGGACCTCGGGGACAGCATCGCATCCTACGACTACGACAAGTCCGTGGCGCCGGTCGTGACCGACGCAAACGGCAATACGGCTGCGCTGAAGGACATTCCGGTCGGAACCGCCATCAGCCTGAAAGTGGACACCATCCGCACGACGGGCAAAGTCGTGGCGATTACGATCAAGCAATCCGTCGTCAATAAAACCGGCCATGCCGTAGTGACCGCATGGAATCCCGCTTCTAACGCGCTGACGGTGAGCGACGTGTCGACGGGCGCTTCCGAGCAGCTCAGCGTTTCGCCGACGGCGACGTTCAAGCAAAGCGGCGTTTTCGTGACGCCGGACGTGCTGAAGGTCGGCTACACGGTGGATTACGAGGTGAAAGCCGGCGTCGTGACGAGCCTCTCGTTCGCCAAGCCGGCGTTGACGACCGTCGCGGGGAAATTCCTCGCGGTGGACAAGAGCAATAAGACGATTCAATACTATGTGGGCAGCGATCTGATGGTGAAGCTGTACACCGACAACGTCAAGGTGAAAATCGACGGCATGACCGACGCGACCTTGGACGACCTGCAGAAGAACGACGATCTCACGCTGACGCTGGACGGCACCGACCGCGTTTCGCAAATCGTCGTTAACGGACGCAGCGTGCAGTATTTGACCGGCGTGTCCGTGGCGGGCTACCTCGCAGCGAATAAAACATTATCGCTTTACGATTCCGCGAATAAAGCTTATAACTTCGTTTTGAACGACAACGTCCGTTACGACATGAACGGCGTGCGTCTTGACGCGGCGCAGGCGGTCGCGCAGCTGACGGCGGGCAAGAAGGTCACGCTCGCCTACAGCGGTTCGAACGTCATTACGGTCTACTTCGTCGCCAAGTATTCCGGTACGGTGCTGGAAAACAATACGACGGCGACCACGAAGACGCTGAAGGTCCAAGTGGACCCGACTAACGTCGTTTCCGTGCCGTATAACTTCCCGTTCGTCGAGGTTTACGGATCGACCACGGCGACGTTCGCCGACGTGAAGGCCGGCGACCTCGTCACCGTTATCCTGAACGCGAACCAAGATCAAGTCCAAACGATCCAGGTTCATAAAACGGCGCAGCTCGAAGTGGCTTCGGTCGACATCGCGACTTCGAAAATCCGCTTCAAAAAGGCGGGAACGACGGCGACGGACGACTGGACGGTGACCTCTTCGACGGCGCTTCAGGATGCGAACGGCGCAACGGTTCCGCTGTCGCAATTCACGGCCGGCACGCTCGTCAACGCCACGTTCGCGGGTAAAACTTCGATTCTTAAAGTGAAAGCCGTCACGACGACGTACGGCCGGGTCGTTTCGGTAAACACGGCCAATGCCTCGGTGGACATCAGCCTGCCGAACGGCACGACCGTGACCCAAAACGTCGGAACGTCGCCCGTCATCGTGCGCGGAACGGCAACTTCCAGCGCGTTGTCCACGCTGCTTCCGGACGAGCGCGTCTGGGTTCGTCAGGACGAGAACGACCGGACCGTCATCGAAGTCGTTCCGGCGCTGAAGAAGGAGTTCTGGCAATACAGCGCCGCGCTGAACGCGATCCAGGTGTTCCATTCCACGACGACGGAAGAATACACCTACCCGGTGGATGCCCAGACATTCATCCATCAGGGCACGACGATTTTGAAGCCGAATCAGTTCGCCAACGGGGATTCGATCTCCATCTATATCCTCAAAGGTAAAGTCGTCGAAGTTTCCAAATAA
- a CDS encoding N-acetylmuramoyl-L-alanine amidase produces MKKWISLLFVAVLVLCVNVGFTSAAAKSTSAATAVVPKLFLDGKALEAKAPPALVHASVLVPIRTVAENLGYKVGWETKTKLVTVEQGATKIQMTVNSQKATVNGKSITLTEAPVLQSDTTLIPLRFVGESLGLQVLWDNANKSVFLFTDSSQGTVNNSGGTGSNAGNGTGSGTGGDSGTETGNGTGTNGGSQPGSVPDDGGLIGVVDGPGGNGSGTVDGSVGSGTTNGSGNGNTGDTNGNGTSGPVAATALLHQIRYEPDALVVTYEGATAPTATVLSGPDRIVVDIPKADFASDFAAGTSPGVIPDFTVVNAAAPLSGQIAELPAIGHEALAKVRYSMYSDNPKTVRIVLDLSQPWGYELQNTASIGELRIQLKKPTTPVKSGYTVVLDAGHGGSDPGAGSVTGKWEKEFTLAVVLKVQAILASETKINLVLTRSGDTYPTLDDRVNLANSLNADLFLSVHGNSYTPSTNGTETYYTRANSLAFAKLLHKNAVAATGFKDNGVRTANYRVIKATTMPAALLEVGYLSNASNGKAMYDDEFQNRVAAAIAASIKQYFNLP; encoded by the coding sequence ATGAAGAAGTGGATTTCCTTGTTGTTTGTCGCTGTCCTCGTGCTGTGCGTGAACGTCGGTTTCACGAGCGCAGCGGCCAAATCGACGTCGGCTGCGACTGCGGTGGTACCGAAATTGTTTCTGGACGGGAAGGCACTTGAGGCGAAAGCGCCGCCCGCCCTGGTCCACGCTTCGGTGCTCGTGCCGATTCGGACGGTCGCGGAAAATTTGGGCTACAAAGTGGGATGGGAAACCAAGACGAAATTGGTGACCGTCGAGCAAGGCGCGACGAAAATCCAGATGACGGTGAACAGTCAGAAAGCGACGGTCAACGGCAAATCAATTACCTTGACCGAGGCGCCGGTGCTGCAATCGGACACGACGCTGATTCCGCTCCGTTTCGTGGGCGAATCGCTAGGCCTGCAGGTGTTGTGGGACAACGCGAACAAGTCGGTATTCTTGTTCACGGATTCGTCGCAAGGCACGGTGAACAACAGCGGCGGCACAGGCTCGAATGCCGGCAACGGAACCGGCTCCGGTACGGGCGGCGATTCGGGTACGGAAACCGGGAACGGTACCGGAACGAACGGCGGCTCCCAGCCGGGAAGCGTTCCGGATGACGGAGGATTGATCGGCGTCGTCGACGGACCGGGCGGCAACGGCTCGGGAACGGTTGACGGAAGCGTCGGCTCGGGTACGACAAATGGAAGCGGTAACGGAAACACGGGAGACACGAACGGTAACGGCACGTCCGGTCCGGTCGCGGCAACCGCGTTATTGCACCAAATCCGTTATGAGCCGGACGCGTTGGTGGTTACATACGAAGGCGCGACCGCTCCGACGGCCACCGTGCTAAGCGGCCCGGACCGGATCGTCGTCGACATTCCGAAAGCGGATTTCGCTTCGGATTTCGCGGCAGGGACTTCACCCGGCGTCATCCCGGATTTCACGGTGGTGAACGCCGCAGCTCCGCTCTCCGGACAAATCGCGGAACTTCCCGCGATCGGTCATGAAGCGCTCGCGAAGGTGCGGTATTCCATGTATTCGGACAATCCGAAGACGGTCCGCATCGTGCTGGATTTGAGCCAGCCCTGGGGCTATGAACTGCAGAACACCGCTTCCATCGGTGAACTTCGGATCCAATTGAAGAAACCGACGACTCCCGTGAAATCGGGATACACGGTCGTTCTGGACGCCGGACACGGCGGCAGCGATCCCGGCGCGGGCAGCGTCACCGGCAAGTGGGAGAAGGAATTCACGCTGGCCGTGGTGCTGAAGGTTCAGGCGATCCTCGCTTCGGAAACCAAAATCAATCTGGTGCTGACGCGTTCGGGAGATACCTACCCGACGCTGGACGACCGCGTGAACCTGGCGAATTCGCTGAATGCGGATCTCTTCCTGTCCGTACACGGCAACAGCTACACGCCGTCTACCAATGGCACGGAAACGTATTACACGCGCGCCAACAGCCTCGCTTTCGCCAAGCTTCTGCACAAGAACGCCGTGGCGGCGACGGGCTTCAAGGACAACGGCGTACGCACCGCGAACTACAGGGTCATCAAGGCGACGACGATGCCGGCGGCTTTGCTGGAAGTCGGTTATCTGTCCAACGCCTCCAACGGCAAAGCGATGTATGACGATGAGTTCCAGAATCGGGTCGCGGCGGCGATCGCGGCTTCGATCAAGCAATATTTCAATTTACCGTAA
- the leuD gene encoding 3-isopropylmalate dehydratase small subunit, with the protein MQPFIKMTGLVAPVDRVNVDTDAIIPKQFLKRIERSGFGQFLFFEWRWDEKGNVIPEFSLNQPRYQGASVLISRANFGCGSSREHAPWAILDYGFRCVIAPSFADIFYNNCFKNGILPIKLSEEQVEELFQRTAANAGYELTIDLENKTITDGAGLNIAFDLDEHRRQFLLQGLDDIGLTLKHEDAITAYEAKRAAAGI; encoded by the coding sequence ATGCAACCATTCATCAAAATGACGGGTCTCGTCGCGCCGGTTGACCGGGTGAACGTAGACACCGATGCCATCATCCCTAAACAATTCCTCAAGCGCATCGAACGCAGCGGCTTCGGCCAATTCCTGTTCTTCGAATGGCGCTGGGACGAGAAGGGGAACGTCATTCCCGAGTTCAGCCTGAACCAGCCCCGCTACCAAGGCGCGTCCGTGCTGATCTCCCGCGCCAACTTCGGCTGCGGCTCCTCCCGCGAGCATGCGCCGTGGGCGATTCTGGACTACGGATTCCGCTGCGTCATCGCGCCGTCGTTCGCCGACATTTTCTACAACAACTGCTTCAAAAACGGCATCCTGCCGATCAAGCTCAGCGAAGAGCAGGTCGAAGAGCTGTTCCAGCGTACGGCCGCGAATGCCGGCTACGAGCTGACGATCGACCTGGAGAACAAGACGATCACGGACGGTGCCGGCCTGAACATCGCGTTCGACCTGGACGAACACCGCCGTCAATTCCTGCTGCAGGGTCTGGACGATATCGGCCTGACGCTGAAGCACGAAGACGCGATCACCGCGTACGAAGCGAAGCGCGCAGCCGCCGGCATCTAA
- the leuC gene encoding 3-isopropylmalate dehydratase large subunit translates to MSKQTMFEKIWNNHVIVAEEGKPSILYIDLHLVHEVTSPQAFEGLRLSGRKVRRPDLTFATMDHNVPTKDRFNIADPISKQQVDTLTKNANEFGVKLYDLNTIDQGVVHVMGPELGLTHPGKTIVCGDSHTSTHGAFGALAFGIGTSEVEHVLATQCLQQAKPKTMEVRFVGKRRPGITAKDLILGLIAKYGTDFGTGYVMEYTGEAIRSLSMEERMTVCNMSIEAGARAGLIAPDQTTYEYLRGREYAPQGADFDRAVERWSALLTDEGAVYDKVVEFNVDTLVPQVTWGTSPGMGTDITSSVPVPEQLPTENERKAAAAALDYMGLKPGTPMTEIPIDYVFIGSCTNGRIEDLRAAASVAKGYKVSPNVTAIVVPGSGRVKLQAEKEGLDKIFVEAGFEWRDAGCSMCLAMNPDVLQPGQRCASTSNRNFEGRQGRGGRTHLVSPEMAAAAAIEGRFVDVRDWKIKSEVTA, encoded by the coding sequence ATGAGCAAACAAACGATGTTCGAAAAAATTTGGAACAACCACGTCATCGTGGCGGAAGAGGGCAAGCCGAGCATTTTGTACATCGACCTGCATCTCGTCCATGAAGTTACTTCTCCTCAAGCGTTCGAAGGCCTGCGCCTGAGCGGCCGCAAGGTTCGCCGTCCGGACCTCACGTTCGCGACGATGGACCATAACGTGCCGACGAAGGACCGCTTCAATATCGCGGATCCGATCTCCAAGCAGCAAGTCGACACGCTGACGAAGAACGCGAACGAATTCGGCGTCAAGCTGTACGACCTGAACACGATCGACCAAGGCGTCGTGCACGTCATGGGGCCGGAGCTGGGCCTTACGCATCCGGGCAAAACGATCGTGTGCGGCGACAGCCACACGTCGACCCACGGCGCATTCGGCGCGCTGGCGTTCGGCATCGGCACGAGCGAAGTCGAGCACGTACTGGCTACCCAGTGCCTGCAGCAAGCCAAGCCGAAAACGATGGAAGTCCGTTTCGTCGGCAAACGCCGCCCCGGCATTACGGCGAAGGACTTGATCCTCGGCCTCATCGCGAAATACGGAACGGATTTCGGTACCGGATATGTCATGGAGTACACGGGCGAAGCGATCCGCAGCCTTTCCATGGAAGAACGCATGACCGTCTGCAACATGTCGATCGAAGCGGGCGCCCGCGCCGGCCTCATCGCGCCGGACCAAACGACGTACGAATACCTGCGCGGCCGCGAATACGCGCCGCAAGGCGCCGATTTCGACCGCGCCGTCGAGCGCTGGTCGGCGCTGCTCACCGATGAGGGCGCGGTTTACGACAAAGTCGTCGAGTTCAACGTCGACACGCTCGTACCGCAAGTCACTTGGGGCACGAGCCCGGGCATGGGCACGGACATCACGTCCTCCGTCCCGGTACCGGAGCAGCTCCCTACCGAAAACGAGCGCAAAGCCGCTGCCGCGGCTCTCGATTACATGGGCCTGAAGCCGGGAACGCCGATGACGGAAATCCCGATCGACTACGTCTTCATCGGCTCCTGCACGAACGGACGCATCGAAGACCTTCGCGCCGCCGCTTCCGTTGCCAAAGGCTACAAAGTCAGCCCTAACGTCACGGCCATCGTCGTGCCGGGCTCCGGCCGCGTCAAGCTCCAAGCGGAGAAAGAAGGCCTCGACAAAATCTTCGTCGAAGCCGGATTCGAATGGCGCGACGCCGGCTGCAGCATGTGCCTCGCGATGAACCCCGACGTGCTTCAGCCGGGACAGCGCTGCGCCTCGACGTCCAACCGGAACTTCGAAGGCCGCCAAGGCCGCGGAGGACGCACGCACCTCGTGTCGCCCGAAATGGCGGCAGCCGCAGCGATCGAAGGACGTTTCGTCGACGTTCGCGATTGGAAAATCAAGTCCGAAGTGACGGCATAA